The genomic interval TTCTTTCAAACCTCCAAAAACAATACACTAAAACGCACAGTCCATATACACTTCTACTTCTACACTTGTGCAGTATTATTGATACGTAGCAGCTGGCCTTGTTAACTACTGGATTAAACTACTGTACTATCCAACTTTATTAATCAACCAAATACTTCACCCTGCACTGACAGAAGATACTGCAGCACAACGACAGCTTCCTGAACATTGAGGTCTTCAAAGACATAAACTCCAAATGCTCGAGCTAAATCATCCACAGTCACGCTTCTCTTCCCGGATTTCTGAACAGCAAGGACCtaaacagcaaacacaagTGACCAACGGTTAAAACAAAGTACGGCGCACTATACCTCGCTGAAGAGACGAATGAGCCCACCGAGTAGTCTGAAACCATGGACTCCAAAAAGTAAGGAACGAGCAGCCATTGGTGCACAATTTTTCTCAACTTCTTGATACAGTTCCTACCGGCATCCAAAGATCacatcaaaacaacaaacagtgaaAAAATTCAATTATATAATACCCTCGCTATCGAAGACACGACCAGTACTTTCACTTTGTGTTCCTTGATAAGATGCTTCAATATGCTAGCCACTGTGTGTGGATTGTGAATCTCCTCTACAGGAGGTACCTCGACAGACAACAAACGTACAGCACAGATCCGTCGGTCTCAATGCTGACAAACAACTCACTGTTCCCTGATCCACAGCTTGCAGATAGCGTTTCACTTGACCAACATTGCCGTTGATTCGAAACAATCCTTCGTGTCCAATCCGATCCTCAACCAACAAGTACTCTATGCACTCGGCAGCAGCAACCTTGCCCATGCTGCCTTCAAACTCGGCATGAGCCGATTCATCTGCAACAACCATTCTACGCTGTTGACAGTTTGAAACAGCAATTGCAAAACAGTCTGACCACCAATTTGTCCGGCTGATGATATCTTACGCTTCTTGATGGCACGATTGATATGAAGAATCCAATCATTCATTTCCTACACAACACAGTCTCGATGAAGATATAATACTCAGTAACTGTATTAAAAATACACAGATATACTTACGTGCGATGGCTTCataatttaacaaaaattaaccTAAAATATTACTCTAGTGACTAACTTTAGCACATCTTAACATTGTACTAATATTACATACAGCAGAGAATCGCTTTACCATTTCTAATACGACCAGATCTATTATGACATCTCCTACCCACAAATGTTGGAATTGCAAAATGCTAAAATGCTAATTTCAAACTTGGCAAATAACACCAATTTTCTAGCCAAAACCATGATCAACTGAATGGGAAATTGATACTTAAtgatcacattcacaactctTGTGTCTGTCATAGTCATAAACTATGCCTTCGTACAATCAACTAAACATTGCTGTCGTTCCTTGTGAACGAAGCAAGCACTAGCATCTCATCTCTGAGTAGTCCCTGAGCAACCATACGCTAAAGTTTCAGTTGGCGGGTCATTACCTGTGAAACACTAGGTATAGTAGGTATAGGCCACTCACATGACATACGATCAACTAGACAaccttagggttagggttctTGACTCATTAAGAAGGTACcgtcttacaacaagaatgtggctaatagaggaagtagccaattagcaaggtcactaaacggtctgctgccttgacatcaacacaCGGTTGCTCTTGTTTTGCGAGTAGTTCcttggtatttctgactcctcttctcgttctgtttcatcttgatagcctgcgacttTCTCTAAggttacctaacatctttgtattgtactATGACCTCTAAattgtacagttaatgggatatcacttaacatctgtgtgtggtaaacaaatacagctgcatcattagtcacttgggagcgcaaagtcaacgccaCAACAGAGAGTTTTTTAGTAGTATCATTACCCAGATCGTTTACATTAATGGCTTCTAGAATGCCATGCCATAAAATAACTCATATTGCATAACAACCATGAGCACACTGTTCTTGTTCGACAAAAACAACTTTACGTGACagaacacacaagcaggtgtcTGTATAACGATCGACCACTTACACATTTCCCACTAAGAAATATAACAAGAGCCTAAAAGTTAGAGTATTTATCATGCTTGCAGAACAAAAGCACGAAAACCAGTGCTGTATGCATGACTCAGACGATATGTTGATATCACACATAGAACCATATTATCGACTAAAGAGGCTAATGCCAATTTACTATTTGAGTACTCACTGCTCGTGAACTTGTTGAAAAGTAGTAGATTCGTTTGTCTCCACTGCTCACTAAATTAAAGCAATTTTGATGTCCAGGTCGATCTCCGGTAACCGCTGCAAATTTATAATCTCGTAACCCTATAGAGCCCATTGGAGATTTCAACTGCAAAAAAAACACAAGTAGTCATCTCATCCACACATTGACATCATGTATAGCATATCAGTCTGATAAAGATGAATAAATGTCAAGGAAAATATAATTTAACCATTCGTCTACCTAGTACAGCTAGTCTCTTCAATGAATTTTTCATATCAGCATGACAAGCCAAGAACATGATGATGGAGATAACAAACAGTCTATCTAATGTAACTGCTgctataccatggtcacgtgatgcgTAACCAGTCACAAGCAAGTATTTAGATGGTGTATGACGTATTGTATCGCAATTGTGCAATACGCTAATTCCAATTAATATCGCACTCTCACATATCAtatacatgtcacgtgaccatggtgtAAATTTCTTATCATATGATTTTTTGTTATATGGTTTTTACCAGCACTTAAAGCAAGATTATAGCCCTCAGTTTCACCTCGGACAATAATCCCGCCCCTCGTGTTTGTCAAAGCCGTATAGCATGCTTTCATATTCACTAAGGGTTGTGTAGCACAATATTGCTTTGTGCAATTCCACCATTACTGACTCATAGGGCTAATGGATGACCTAGCGCAGCATGATGGGTcattcagaaatgtaacatgCTGATATagtagaaccttgctaatccgGACCTCGTTAGTACGAATCCTTGCTAATCCGAATTACCTTTGGCGCCCTTGCCTTGCGTACCCAGATCATATTGAGCAACCTGATCTGAGTTGCAGTTATCTAGTTTTAGCAAATGGACGTATCtaactattttaaatcctgactgtcacattattaagaagtacatgtagtcgttgcagcagAGTCCTTTCCAACGAACATGACATGTGTTAGAGATACGTAAATGCACtagtggtctgggtgtctgAGACAAAGTgtggacctccaaggctatGTGTTTTGGTATTTTTGATAATCCAAATGAGACTTGGCACGGGGCTGTAcggattagcaaggttctaTTGTACCCAAGCAACATCTCAGTGCACATAGCTGATCCATTCAATACTTGGAAATTTTAGTAAAGCAATACTATTGCAGTGTATTGTTTAATTTATGTACAGTATCATGTAAATGATAATTTGTAATCTAATTCCAGTATAATTGTCTTCAATTTCTACCCTTTCTGACTCAAAGTGTAGATCAAGGTGTCCTCTTCTGGCACTATAAACATGCTGTCTATTTCCATAGCCTGATCAAAAATGCCTCATTTGTCAGTTAAGTGGCCTTACAAATAGCCTTGCCAAAATATATGACAAATATTAATAGTCCTACAGTACAACCCCAACTATCCGGACTTTTCGGCAGAAGCTGAATTGTCAGGATAATTAAAAGGCCAAATAAATGAGATAATGATGGGCTGACTTCCTTGAGGCTCAGtcatacattgacagtcaGATACAAAATGagtaaatatttaaataatcaataataaatatacagCAACATTAGGACAACAATGACTCAACCTGCTCAAACATTTCATGATTAAATGTAAGAGAGTCTACTATAGTTCCAATTTTCAAGTAGGTTCACAAGTTTTCATGTTGAAATGATGTCATGCGGGGAAACACGTGCAAAACACATGTTTCTCAAGCAGAAATAACTTTGTCCAGATAATTGGGGTCCGGATAATTGGGATTGTACTGTACCAGCAAAAGGTTTGCAGAACTTAACAAATGGCTTCCAAAAAGAAGATGCAGCAAGAAAAATGAATGTCAAAAAAAGTAAACATTACATTTTAACACTGCAAACGATAAGTCAAAGTGTAAAGATCAATGAAACTAACTTGTGTCGGTCTGTAGTACGAAATTTTCTCATGATCCAATATAAACCACCGTGTTTTCCACGACTTGTGGTGTCCGCCTTCTTTCTTCATAATTCCCTCCTTGTGCACAGGCTAAACACTTCCTTTCCTTATATTGACTTACAACCAAACCATCAGCACCAAACCTGTGTAAGTTGACCTCCATCATCTCCTGACCAGGTGTAGACACGGCGGCTAGTTGCATATGCAGGAAGTTGCCCAGAATCTGATGCTGACGGAGATTGATGCTGTACTCTTAGCTTTCCATTTCCAGTGCTAGAGCGTCTCTCAGAAAGTGACCCAACATCCTCTTGGTCTGACGAAGTTGGCTGTCCAGTTCTCAGTGCTGCCAGACTCAAATTTGGTGTAAGTTTTGTCGCTGTgtgaagacaacaaacaaccatcaaGCTCTATTTGCATCAACATTGATACCAAAAGCTAATGTTTATCCACACATTGTCCAAATAGAAACCAATTAGCAGACAGAACAATAGTCACACGAACAATCAGTGTCATtgtttgatatttatgaaatatatgtaacaGTCCTAAATTCCTTGGTGACTGAAAATTTTGGAAGGTTGCCAAGGTGACAACTACATCTGCCATAAAATTTCGAACACCGTGCATGACATGCACGAGGCCTTAATTCCACAAAGCCATCAACATTGCAATCAGCAACAAAAGGTTATCACTGCATCTGATGCtgatacatacacacaagcaaataaaataaagaataaaCAACAGGGCATCACAAATTGGCTATTGTTCAAACCTAAATGACTAATGCCATGACAAGTTTACCAACTGCCCTAATTTTTTGACAATCCCAGAGATGCCAAAGTTTACCAACAGCTATGCGTGAGATTCAGTTTCAACGTAAGGACACGCCCACATGGGCCTTGCTTTTCCAGATGCTACTTTAGTTTGCCAAGGTAGTTAAACCGTTAGAGTAAACATCAGATCTGTATGCTATAAAGGCTAAAACCAGTAGACCAACTGAACAAATGGTACACCAAATGAGCTAAAACGTCCATGCGTACAGTCACAGTTATGTCTATTGTGTTTTGTTAGTCGTGTACTGCTTGTTGTACTCGCATCATCTCTAGAATATCAATCAGCTTCTAGTATGCGTGAGATTTGAGCAGCCATGCGTGAGAGCATGAAACAGACCCGAAATGTGTGAGACTCACGCTCAATGCGTGAGACTTGGCAGCTCTGCAATCCAATTTCACAGCAGCTATTGTAAGTAGCTCTGTGCCTAACCCTAAGTGAATTAATTTGCAATAAGGCTAAGACACGCTGTGTGCTATAAGCTAATACATCCTGTAGTGCCAGTCTAATCCTCAAACCAGTACATAATACTTCCTCTTTGCTGCAGTGACTCAACCACTACTGTCAAGCGCTTGAATGGGAATTCGGCCACAAAGCTAGCTGACCTGCAAAGTTGCATTCCAATATACACTAAAAGCTGCTTTTATGCAACACAATTTCTATAGTGATACATGCTTCCACACACCAAGAGAGACGTTGTGCTAATGAGCCACTGACAAAGTCACAAAACTTGGCAGCATGGAGGGAACAAATAAAAAGTATGAAGCATGGGCTGTTCATCGTCAAGTTGTATACAGttgaaaataattaaatagttgGTTAACCTTagaacaataacacaacaaagttTCCTTATCCACAACAAATTCAGTAAATACTATAACACTACTACTAATATCGATACCCAACATACCTGAGTGAGATGGCGACTGTGTAGGCTGCTCTCCTATTACCTACTCAACACGATTGTTATTACAGTGGACATTGGATATAACAACTCGTCTTGGGGTCTCATAAACGTGTCAGTATAACTGAATGTCATTAAATCCAAAATTCATTGTCTGCCACCAGATTGCTATTGTGAAACCTTCGTGTACATTTACAGCATGGACAGTGGCAGTGTGAGTTTGTTGAACATAGCAACTTTTCTAGTGCAGAACTTTGACACATGAAATCTGCTTATAAATAAGGCTATAAGTACATAAGGATGTTAGTACAGTGAAATTACTACGTTACTGGAGTAAAACAGTCAGAAATACTGTTTGATGATGCAATTATATGATGCAAAAGTCAGAAATATGACGCAATCCTGATGGTCTTGGTGCCAAGTCATTATATCTGAAGCTAATTCTAGCTTCCGGAGCTCATTTATGTGTCGACAGATCCAATACGTCAGTATATGCGATGTCGCCAAATATGAAAATACCCTAGCTAACCACCGGGCAAAGAAAGCAAATCATTGTATGCCAAGTGTCGGTAAACCCAAATTCGTTATATCCAATGTCTACTGTAACCAATAAAAAGGAATAACTCCACAATTTTCATAACCAATCACACTCACCTGCACAAAACTTGCTGGAAACACTCCAGTCTTTACACCGCTTCTTCCTTCCCACCACCCACCTTCATTCCTTTTCGTAACCTACACACCAGTGAAGCATTATCTCGTCACGTCTGTTGGAGGCATCTGATCTTGGGTACTTGAATAATGTCTCCCTTAAAGAACTGAAGGTTTTCTTCCTTGTCTTCCATGTCAAAGTCATACAATGCCTTTGCTGTTAAGCTATTACACAGACAATCGTTCATACCTGGTGTCTCAAAACTGTGCCAGCATAATAGACTATTACATTATTGGTGATTGTCTCAAACTGGTCTCATTACTGTCTGTCACACATCTGCCACTGCCATCGCTGCTTGCATCATCCTGTATAATGGGGGCAACCAATGACAATATAATAAACAACTAAGagcaaacaaatttaattaattcctgCCTAATTATCTTGACCTTTCGTGGTGTATAAAGTCAATGACTACTTTACCTGTTCacgtatttgtctgtctgtctgtctgtctgtctgtctgtctgtctgtcaacataATTTCACTAAATATATGGATATCACCAATACACTCAACAGTATGCTACTTGTCATAGTCTCAACTAAGAAACCGCATACACGTTTTACTCACACAATATTCATATAACACTACAAGACCACTGTTCTACCTATCGGTATCCCCACTGTCTGACTGCCCACCCATTCTAGCTGcctgtgactgtctgtccacctcTTTCCTGAGTGATGTTCTAGCTTGCCTGCTTCCtttctgcctgtccatctgcctgtagAGAGCATCTGCAGCATGCCACAGCAGCCACTATAAACCACTAATTCTACTGAAAGTCATAGGATGTGTTCTGCAATAACTAGTGGAAGCCTTGTAAGGTACCTGTAACTAGTGTGCATGTAAGAGACCGACCAACCAAAATTACATCAGCAATTGTCATACATATTTATGGGTCCAGGGAAGAGACTATTGACATAACAaggatgccagatgaatgcaattttgataACCCACCAACACATGCACCACAACTGAATTAGGGGTCCCCTCTCAGGGATCGACTCTACTGGTGAGAAGAGTGAGGTTACTCCCAATTTACGTGACTAAAGAGCATAGGAGAGTGAGCCCTGataaaaatgagaaagaaagagatGTACTGAAGCTTGCCCCAACAATGTTTCCATGTGACTAATACGTACCACATTAGGCTTCTAGTACAAACATTGCTAATATCAGACTTCCTCTTGTTCCAACTAGAATTGATTTTTACTTCTATTGTTCTCccaagtttgtctgtctccttgTCTCTCCATCTATATGTCCAAATGACCGTCAAAGGATCATGTAAACATACAGTAAGCATTTGCCAACAAGTTACAGCAAATTTCAAAATCTAGCTTTTGTAATCACAAGCGTAAGTCCAAGCATTTAATATATCCTGATTTCCCAAATACATCCTAATGCAAATTACAGATATTATTAGGAATATATTAATTAGGGATATTAATTTTAGGCAATTGGCAACATTATAAATCAATACATCAATGATTTTAGCTGTCTGCTGTCATGCATACTTGATAGTCTGTGTTTCATCATTTTGTCTATAGAGAAGTTGCATGCGAAGAGAGGCAGTGGCCATTTTGTGTAATACCAGTATTTGCCATCTGGGAAGACAAGATCGCATATGATACACAAGTGCTATATGTTCTACGTGTTTGGCTGCCACAATTAATGTGAGCGATGCATTTACATAATATCAAAGGTCTTTAGGGAGCAAGGCAGCCAAAAAAGAGCATCTACCTTCTAAATATGCACTCTTTGCATAACACGTTTTTTTGTCAGTTTAGAAAGCTAAAGTTTGATTAGGTCTAGTTGATGTGTCAATGATAGAATCTCCTGATCTTAATATGATGAGAAGCATCTTGTCTGACTTTCAATGCAATTGCATAGTCACAGCACTGGGGGACTTCAGTCAAAAAGCAACAGCTCGATATTTGCAACTTaaaaatgtgtatgtacaaaAGGTTTGAATCAGACCATTCTCCTCATCCTCAAGTCGATCAAGACAAACCGTTGATGGTTATAGACTATTCCAGACGTACCACCATGATTTTCCTTTCCTACCATCTGGCTGCCTCTGCAAACAATTTCTGTGGCTAAGGAAGAATGAACCAGCAGCCTGCCACAAGACTCTGACAGGACAAGATCACACCACACTATAAGTTTGTGCCCCGAGTTGTGGTAAATCTGTGGTAAATACACTACTACAAGAAATGCCTACTGCACCCCACATGCAACCTCTCTATAGCCAAAAGACTATGCCCTCCAGGGCTGCCCAAGTTCCAAATGGTTAGGGCTGTGCATACTTTTTGTCACTGAGACACTCCCATGCATgctagtatgtatgtatgtgtgacTGGCAAAGTATGTAAAGTATGTATGACAGCCCCTGTCTGCATCTCAGGACCAGAGTCACCAGACCTACTTTTGCTTGGCCAGTCTACTATAAGAGTCAATCGTTCTTTGCTTTGACATATTGACCTACATAGTAGTGCATAATAATCGGTACTGGGCGTATGTGCCAAAGCATTACTATAATTTTGGTGCTGCTCTGGCGCTGCTCTGGCGCTGCTCTGGCACTGCTCTGGCACTGCCAAATTGGCTCGGTACTACATGCAGCGCCATAGCGCCAGATAGGCACCCCTCCTTTGTTATGCTTAGTAAGTCACAGACAAGCATTACACCCAACTTCACCTGCTTCAAAGACTCGACCTCTATTTGAAGGGACGCCGACCTGCCCATTTGATTCTGACACTGTTCTCTTATTGATTGAACAGACACAGTCAGACGAGAAACTGCCGTCTTCATCTCCTCCACATCAAGAATGTAGTTCTTTGCAATCCTTATAACACTCATAGTATGTCCATACAACTCAGACCGATACACCAATGGAGTTTGAAAATATGTATCAGCAACATCAAGTAGAGAACAGACAGCCTTCGCCACTACAGCAGCAGGTCTAGTAACATCATCTCTATTAGGGCTAGGATGAGCCAACGCCTTCTCAAGATGATCAACACCGTGAGAGAGCTCCTCACGTGAGGACTCTAGCGTGCTCTCTAATTTCTCCCCGACGACAGACTTTCCCATCCGCTCTCTCCGTTCCTCTAATTTCGCTCTATAATGTGTCAACGTTTCTTCCGCACTCCTGTCGTCACGCATTTCCTCTACCAACACAGACTCGACGTCACACAGATTGGCTGACAGCCGCCTCGTCGCTTCGTCCAGTTTCCACCTGTTCTCGTCGTTGCCTCCGGCGATTTCCTCCGAAATGGAGACGACGTCGACCAGCGACGGTTGCACTTGCAGCGACAGTCTCTGCAGCACGTCTCGTTGCGGTAAGGCGTCGTTAAAACTGCGGAGCTTCGTCACTATTGTCGACGTCGTCGCGaccaactgttggttgtctttGATAGAAGGCAACTGGTTGAGACACTCGCGCATTGACTGAATTTCTTCGAGCGAATCGGTCGCCGCCATGGTCGCTGTCATGCTGGCGACGCACGCTAATAAGTATGACGTtatatgtcacgtgatcgcACGCGACTGACACTCGGAAGGTCACACGTCTGACACGCCCACCTAATCGTGTACCCTGTACGTACACTGCAATCGTCACTTCGTTCGGGCACACCAGCGAGGTGCTATGATGGCCGGCAGTGTTGCTGCTCGCGAATTGGTGCGGAGAATTGTCGCTCAGCACGGCATCGTCGTCTTCTCCAAGACCTACTGTCCGTACAGCATGGATGCCAAAGCCGTCCTCAGATCAACAACAAAGGAGATCGCAGCCAATGCGAGCGAAGAGAACGTACACGTGT from Corticium candelabrum chromosome 14, ooCorCand1.1, whole genome shotgun sequence carries:
- the LOC134189425 gene encoding uncharacterized protein LOC134189425; the encoded protein is MAATDSLEEIQSMRECLNQLPSIKDNQQLVATTSTIVTKLRSFNDALPQRDVLQRLSLQVQPSLVDVVSISEEIAGGNDENRWKLDEATRRLSANLCDVESVLVEEMRDDRSAEETLTHYRAKLEERRERMGKSVVGEKLESTLESSREELSHGVDHLEKALAHPSPNRDDVTRPAAVVAKAVCSLLDVADTYFQTPLVYRSELYGHTMSVIRIAKNYILDVEEMKTAVSRLTVSVQSIREQCQNQMGRSASLQIEVESLKQDDASSDGSGRCVTDSNETSLRQSPIILTAKALYDFDMEDKEENLQFFKGDIIQVTKRNEGGWWEGRSGVKTGVFPASFVQVIGEQPTQSPSHSATKLTPNLSLAALRTGQPTSSDQEDVGSLSERRSSTGNGKLRVQHQSPSASDSGQLPAYATSRRVYTWSGDDGGQLTQPVHKEGIMKKEGGHHKSWKTRWFILDHEKISYYRPTQLKSPMGSIGLRDYKFAAVTGDRPGHQNCFNLVSSGDKRIYYFSTSSRAEMNDWILHINRAIKKRKISSAGQIGDESAHAEFEGSMGKVAAAECIEYLLVEDRIGHEGLFRINGNVGQVKRYLQAVDQGTVPPVEEIHNPHTVASILKHLIKEHKVKVLVVSSIARELYQEVEKNCAPMAARSLLFGVHGFRLLGGLIRLFSEVLAVQKSGKRSVTVDDLARAFGVYVFEDLNVQEAVVVLQYLLSVQGEVFG